Genomic DNA from Stigmatopora argus isolate UIUO_Sarg chromosome 13, RoL_Sarg_1.0, whole genome shotgun sequence:
caaaagaccggcgacaaaacaaccttgtctacgcatcaataaaagccaacaatggccctgagcagtttcactgagccaacgtgtgagtgtctAAGAGTTtctatgtacatgagttgtccacTTAGGAAGGTACTTcggtcagggtcttaacaagttctccaacaaaaaacaataaaagtacgggaaatattgagcttttctttagcctaataattaatagggcattaagtatgactaaataataattctcagtttgtatttggggaattcgagcaacgatttaaatggtaattatcaataaccttccgggcgaccaaaagaccggcgaccaaacgaccgagtacccgcACTGGGTATGCATACTACATGAGCAATTTGGAAGTTTCATGCGTGTCAACGTGTGCACGCTTGTTTCCccacacaaatctaccatgaaAAGGCGGAATTCTCTTTACAGCAAAAAGCCTTGTTTCCATTattgtgatgatgatgatgatgacgatgatatTAACGCTTTGCTTTTTAGTCAATCCATTTTTGCAATTGGCAATGGGGCAAATCAAACAAGAGATATTAACAAAGGTTGCAGCACTAtttaggtatttatttatttttctttttatgcatTCCATTCTTTTTGTTGTGTCTCACACAGTGCAATTTGAGTGCGATATTTGACGAAATCATGGATTCTGACACTTTTCAGGGCCCTCCATAGATGCATATTGATCCATATCCATGAAGAATTAGACTCATAATTATGCGGCTTGTAAGCAGTAGTTGTGACATCATACTTTGCGAACGTGAACAAACTTTGATCCAATCCGATTTGCTTGGGGGCGGTACTCCAAGCTATAAATGAAGCTGACCTTAGAGGAGTTTGGATAGAACGCTGTCCAAGCGGCAGCTTCTGAATGGAAAACAGCGTCCAATCAGAGCTCTGCTTTCCACAGCTAGCCAACCTGTCCTGCAGGAAGTCCATGGTTGAATCAACTGGAGACACTATTTTGAATGTTCTACTTTCTTTGACCTGCGCCTTCACTGTGCTGCTCAATTTGCTCGTCATTGTTGCCATCTCTCATTTCAGGcacgtgttgttttttttatcttacgTTGTCTATTAGTACTTGATTTTGTCATGATTGTCAGGACTCGGAAATTGTTGTTTAATCCAATTAAGTGTTGTGCaccatattttttgtcattgtatctttgttttcttttcttcttgtgAGCAGGCAGCTGCACACTCCCACCAACCTGCTCCTCCTCTCTCTCGCCATCTCCGACTTCCTGGTGGGCCTGGTGGTGTGGCCCGGTGAGATCTACAACAAAACATCCTGCTGGGCCTTGGGTGACATAGCTTGCTTTTGCTATCAGTTTGCCACCTTTGTCCTCACAGCCACCTCAGTGGGAAACATGGTGTTGATATCAGCTGACCGTTACGTGGCCATTTGCCATCCTCTCCATTATAACGCCCAAGTCACTTTGAAAAGAATCCGACTTTGTGTTTATCTGTGCTGGTCTTTGTCATTTCTGTTTTCTTGCATTCTTTTGAAGGATCAGCTAGCTCATCCAGAAAATTTCAGCTCCTGCTATGGGGAGTGTGTCATTAGTATTGACATGGAAACCGGGATACTAGATCTGGTTCTGACTTTCATCATTCCTCTCAGCATTATCGTCACGCTGCACACGCGCGTGTTTGTGGTTGTCGTGACTCAGGCGCGAGCCATGCGTGCTCACGTCACCTGCCGCAAAGTGCCCAATTCCCTCTCTTTGGGCGCAAGGAAATCCGAGCTGAAGGCGGCCAGGACTCTCGGGATTCTGGTTCTCGTCTTTATTCTTTGCATTAGTCCATTTTACCTTTTCTCCATCATTTCTGATGTGGGCTTTTCATCAACACAATTTATCTACCTGTTTTATTTCAACTCGTATGTAAATCCTTTGATTTATGCCTTGTTCTACCCCTGGTTTAGGAGAGCTGTGAAACAGATTGTCACTCTCCGCATACTGCAACCTGGTTCCCGTGAGGCCAAAGTGGTGTAGACAATTTGAAGAATACttttattttaccatatgtACGTGTATGCAGCACTAATTTGATGTTTTATCTGAAGAGAGCAGCTGGCTGTTACCATGATCAGATGTAAGAGCAATATTGATTGCACTTTATCTATGGAGTTAAAATATAGCTTTGAAACATGCGTGACCTGTTTCTGTGGACTGTAAAAATAGAAATGGAATAAAAGTCAATGATTGAAGTAAGTCTGAACAGTTATTaagcatgaataaaaataacacataaAAAAGAAGTATAAAATGAAAGTGAACCAAAAAGTTTCAAAGACCCAGTTGCAAACATGTCAAATTATAATATATAGTACTATATTATAACGATTTAGGGAGTGGTCACTGCACTTTATAATGGCTGAAAGTATTACGTGACCTCACTGTGATTCGTGGGAGCCGGCAGGGGGCATATGTTTCATGGCAAAAGGAGGATTTAGATGAATTTTATTGCCCGTATGCCAATCACCTAACGCCggtatattttactgcagtgtagtttaaaaacaaacgaagaaaaaaacaacccaactcATTTGCAACACGCCATTAGTAATTGGTAAAGCAGGACTGATGAAAATATACGGGGCCTAAATGAGACACATAAACCTTGTCCAAGAGAGAGAATGTCTGACACAAGGCCAAAaacaacttggaaaaaaatgcgacAAAAGATCGcaattgagctttttttttaacattacttATTGGGGCTTTGTGGatctatgaatgaaaattgTCAGATGATCACAACTGCCAAGTCAATAATTGACTCTACCCATCAAacagaaaagaacattttagcaCATCCATGACATAGAAGAGAAGAACAAATAGTATAAGAGTTACATGGATGAATCATGTTATAGTGGCGCTAACACCTACACACTGGCATACTACATGAGCAATTTGGAAGTTTCATGCGTGTCAACGTGTGCAAGCTTGTTTCCCCACACAAATCTATCATGAAAAGGCAGAATTATCTTTACAACAAAAAACCTTGTTTCCATTattgtgatgatgatgatgacgatgatatTAACGCTTTGCTTTTTAATCAATCCATTTTTGCAATTGGAAGTGGGGCAAATCAAACAACAGATATTAACAAAGGTTGCAGCACTAtttaggtatttatttatttttatttttatgcattGCATTCTTTTTGTTGTGTCTCACACAGTGCAATTTGAGTGCGATATTTGACAAAATCACGGATTGTGCCACTTTTCAGGGCCCTCCATCGATGCATATTGATCCATATCCATGAAGCATAGGACTCGTAATTATGCGGCTTGTCAGCAGTAGTTGTGACATCATACATTGCGAACTTGAACCAACTATGATCCAATCCGGTTTTCTTGGGGGCGGTACTCCAAGCTATAAATGAAGCTGACCTTAGAGGAGTTTGGATAGAACGCTGTCCAAGCGGCAGCTTCTGAATGGAAAACAGCGTCCAATCAGAGCTCTGCTTTCCACAGCTAGCCAACCTGTCCTGCAGGAAGTCCATGGTTGAATCAACTGGAGACACTATTTTGAATGTTCTACTTTCTTTGACCTGCGCCGTCACTGTGCTGCTCAATTTGCTCGTCATTGTTGCCATCTCTCATTTCAGGcacgtgttgttgtttttatcttaCGTTGTCTATTAGTACTTGATTTTGTCATGATTGTCAGGACTCGGAAATTGTTGTTTAATCCAATTGTGCactattttttttggtcattgtatcctttttttctctccttgtaAGCAGGCAGCTGCACACTCCCACCAACCTGCTCCTCCTTTCTCTCGCCATCTCCGACTTCCTGGTGGGCCTGGTGGTGTGGCCCGGTGAGATCTACATCAAAACATCCTGCTGGGCCTTGGGCGACATAGCTTGCTTTTGCTTTAAGTTTGCCAGCTTCGTCCTCGTATCCGCCTCAGTGGGAAACATGGTGTTGATATCAGCTGACCGTTACGTGGCCATTTGCCAACCTCTCCGTTATAGCGCCAAAGTCACTGTGAAAAGAATCCGACTTTGTGTTTATCTGTGCTGGTCTTTGTCATTTctgttttgttgcatttttttgaagGATCAGCTTGCTCATCCAGAAAATTTCAGCTCCTGCTATGGGGAGTGTGTCATTAATATGGACATGGAAACCGGGATACTAGATTTGGTTCTGACCTTCATCCTTCCTCTCAGCATTATCGTCACGCTGTACACGCGCGTGTTTGTGGTTGCCGTGTCTCAGGCACGAGCCACACGTGCTCACGTCACCTGCCGCAAAGTGCCCAATTCCCTCTCTTTGGGCGCAAGGAAATCCGAGCTGAAGGCGGCCAGGACTCTCGGGGTTCTGGTTCTCGTCTTCATTCTTTGCTTTAGTCCATTATACCTTTTCTCCATCATATCTGATGTGGGCTTTTCAACATCACAATTTTTTCTCTACCTGTTTTATTTCAACTCGTATGTGAATCCTTTGATTTATGCCTTGTTCTATCCCTGGTTCAGGAGAGCTGTGAAACAGATTGTCACTCTCCGCATACTGCAGCCTGGTTCCCGTGAGGCCAAAGTGGTGTAGACAATTTGAAGAATACttttattttaccatatgtACGTGTATGCAGCAATAATTTGATGTTTTATCTGAAGAGAGCAGCTGGCTGTTACCATGATCAGATGTAAGAGCAATGTTGATTGCACTTTATCTATGGAGTTAAAATATAGCTTTGAAACATGCATGACTTGTTTCTGTGGACTGTACAAATAGAAATTGAATAAAAGTCAATGAGTGCAGCAAGTTTGAACGGTTATTaagcatgaataaaaataacacaaaaaagaaGTATAAAATCAAAGTGAACCAAAAGGTTTCAAAGACCCAGTTGCAAACATGTCGAATTATAATACATAGTACTATATTTTAGGATTTAGGTAGTGGTCACTGCACTTTATAATGGCTGAAAGTGTTACGTGACCTCACTGTGATTCGTGGTATGTCATAATAATTGCACTTTAAtaactttcaaaaaaaaacatttatggaccaacaacaataaaatactATACATAAAGGAGAAAGAATGAAGTCAGGAGATTGTGGGATCCGGCAGGGGGCACATGTTTTTTGGCAAAAGGAGGATTTAGACGAATTTTATTGCCCGTATGCTAATCACCTAACACCggtatattttactgcagtgtagtttaaaaacaaacaaagaaaaaaacaacccaactcATTTGCAACACGTCATTAGTAATCGGTAAAGTAGTATTGATGAAAATATACGGATCAAAAGAACAGAATAGACTACTTACCGGATTCCACTTTCTTGTATATGTTCAATTATTAGTTGCATCTcacccttttttgttgttttattgattCAAACTGCCAAAGGAAGTTTTGACATAGCTACGTGAAATTGGTAGGAGcttttgtttacataaaataTCATAGAAACCACCAGGCCTAAATGAGACACATAAACCTTGTCCAAGAGAGAGAATGTCTGACACAAGGCCAAAaacaacttggaaaaaaatgcaacaaaagatcgcaattgagctttttaaaaaataaataaataaaattacttaTTGGGGCTTTGTGGATCTATGAATGAACATTGTCAGATGATCACAACTGCCAAGTCAATAATTGACTCTACCCATCAAACAGAAAAGAACAATTTAGCACATCCGTGACATAGAAGAGAAGAACAAATAGTATAAGTTACATGGATGAATCACATTATAGTGGCACTAACACCTACGCACTGGGTATGCATACTACATGAGCAATTTGGAAGTTTCATGCGTGTCAACGTGTGCAAGCTTGTTTCCCCACACAAATCTATCATGAAAAGGCGGAATTatctttacaacaaacagcctTGTTTCCATTattgtgatgatgatgatgatgatattaaccctagaatggtaaccctctatttcaggggttacctttcacgcttccgAAATAGAGgtttaccatggttaccggagTAAAAATGGGTgctaagcaagacggtgcaataaAGGGCACCCATTTatccccccggtaaccatggtaactctctatttcagaagcgtgaaaggtaacccctgaaatagagggttaccattctagggttaaagcTTTGCTTTTTAGTCAATCAATTTTTGCAATTGGCAATGGGGCAAATCAAACGACAGATATTAACAAAGGTTGCAGCACTAtttaggtatttatttatttttctttttatgcatTCCATTCTTTTTGTTGTGTCTCACACAGTGCAATTTGAGTGCGATATTTGACGAAATCATGGATTCTGACACTTTTCAGGGCCCTCCATAGATGCATATTGATCCATATCCATGAAGAATTAGACTCATAATTATGCGGCTTGTCAGCAGTAGTTGTGACATCATACTTTGCGAACGTGAACAAACTTTGATCCAATCCGATTTGCTTGGGGGCGGTACTCCAAGCTATAAATGAAGCTGACCTTAGAGGAGTTTGGATAGAACGCTATCCAAGCGGCAGCTTCTGAATGGAAAACAGCGACCAATTAGAGCTCTGCTTTCCACAGCTAGCCAACCTGTCCTGCAGGAAGTCCATGGTTGAATCAACTGGAGACACTATTTTGAATGTTCTACTTTCTTTGACCTGCGCCTTCACTGTGCTGCTCAATTTGTTCGTCATTGTTGCCATCTCTCATTTCAGGCATGTGTTGTTTTTCTATCTCACGTTGTCTATTACTTGATTTTGTCATGATTGTCAGGACTCGGAAATTGTTGTTTAATCCAATTGTGCactatttttttggtcattgcatccttttttttctctccttgtaAGCAGGCAGCTGCACACTCCCACCAACCTGCTCCTCCTCTCTCTCGCCATCTCCGACTTCCTGGTGGGCCTGGTGGTGTGGCCCGGTGAGATCTACATCAAAACATCCTGCTGGGCCTTGGGCGACATAGCATGCTTTTGCTTTCAGTTGACCAGCTTCGTCATCACATCCTCCTCAGTGGGAAACATGGTGTTGATATCAGCTGACCGTTACGTGGCCATTTGCCATCCTTTCCGCTATATCGCCAAAGTCACTGTGAAAAGAATCCGACTTTGTGTTTATCTGTCCTGGTCTTTGTCATTTCTGTTTTGTTGCATTCTTTTGAAGGATCAGCTAGCTGATCCAGAAAATTGTAGCTCCTGCTATGGGGAGTGTGTTGTTAATATTGACATGGAAACCGGGATACTAGATTTGGTTCTGACCTTCATCCTTCCTCTCAGCATTATCGTCACGCTGTACACGAGCGTGTTTGTGGTTGCCGTGTCTCAGGCGCGAGCCATGCGTGCTCACGTCACCTGCCGCAAAGTGCCCAATTCCCTCTCTTTGGGCGCAAGGAAATCCGAGCTGAAGGCGGCCAGGACTCTCGGGGTTCTGGTTCTCGTCTTCATTCTTTGCTTTAGtccattttacattttctccatcATATCTGATGTGGGCTTTTCATCATCACAATTTATGTCCCTGTTTTATTTCAACTCGTATGTGAATCCTTTGATTTATGCCTTGTTCTATCCCTGGTTCAGGAGAGCTGTGAAACAGATTGTCACTCTCCGCATACTGCAGCCTGGTTCCCGTGAGGCCAAAGTGGTGTAGACAATTTGAAGAATACttttattttaccatatgtACGTGTATGCAGCACTAATTTGATGTTTTATCTGAAGAGAGCAGCTGGCTGTTACCATGATCAGATGTAAGAGCAATATTGATTGCACTTTATCTATGGAGTTAAAATATAGCTTTGAAACATGCGTGACCTGTTTCTGTGGATTGTACAAATAGAAATTGAATAAAAGTCAATGATTGAAGTAAGTCTGAACAGTTATTaagcatgaataaaaataacacataaAAAAGAAGTATAAAATCAAAGTGAACCAAAAAGTTTCAAAGACCCAGTTGCAAACATGTCAAATTATAATACATAGTACTATATTTTATGATTTAGGGAGTGGTCACTGCACTTTATAATGGCTGAAAGTATTACGTGACCTCACTGTGATTCGTGGTATGTCATAATAATTGCACTTTAATAACtttctcaaaaaaaacatttatggaccaacaacaataaaatactATACATAAAGGAGAAAGAATGAAGTCAGGAGAGTGTGGGAGCCGGCAGGGAGCACATGTCTCATGGCAAAAGGAGGATTTAGATGAATTTTATTGCCCGTATGCTAATCACCTAACGCCggtatattttactgcagtttagtttaaaaacaaagaaagaaaaaaacaacccaactcATTTGCAACACGCCATTAGTAATTGGTAAAGCAGGACTGATGAAAATATACGGATCAAAACAATAGAATAGTCTACTTACCGGATTCCACTTTCTTGTATATGTTCAATTATTAGTTGCATCTcacccttttttgttgttttattgattCAAACTGCCAAATGAAGTTTTGACATAGCTACGTGAAATTGGTAGGagtttttgtttacataaaacATCATAGAAACCACCAGGCCTAAATGAGACACATAAACCTTGTCCAAAAGAGAGAATGTCTGACACAAGGCCAAAaacaacttggaaaaaaatgcgacAAAAGATCGCAattgagctttaaaaaaaaaaattaaattacttattaaaaaaaaaaaaaaactaattggtGCTTTGTGGatctatgaatgaaaatttTCAGATGATCACAACTGCCAAGTCAATAATTGACTCTACCCATCACACAGAAAAGAACAATTTAGCACATCCGTGACATAGAAGAGAAGAACAAATAGTATGAGTTACATGGATGAATCACGTTATAGTGGCGCTAACACCTACGAACTGGGTATGCATTCTACATGAGCAATTTGCAAGTTTCATGCGTGTCAACGTGTGCAAGCTTGTTTCCCTACACAAATCTATCATGAAAAGGCAGAATTATCTTTACAACAAAAAGCCTTGTTTCCATTattgtgatgatgatgatgatgatgatattaaccctagaatggtaaccctctatttcaggggttacctttcacgcttctgaaatagagggttaccatggttaccgggaaaaaatgggtcctaagcaaggcGGTGCAATAAAGGgcacccatttttccccccggtaaccatggtaaccctctatttcagaagcgtgaaaggtaacccctgaaatagagggttaccattttAGGGTTAAAGCATTGCTTTTTAATCAATCCATTTTTGCAATTGGCAATGGGGCAAATCAAACGACAGATATTAACAAAGGTTGCAGGACTATTTaggtatttatttctttttctttttatgcatTCCATTCTTTTTGTTGTGTCTCACACAGTGCAATTTGAGTGCGATATTTGACGAAATCACGGATTCTGCCACTTTTCAGGGCCCTCCATAGATGCATATTGATCCATATCCATGAAGCATAGGACTCGTAATTATGCGGTTTGTCAGCAGTAGTTGTGACATCATACTTTGCGAACTTGAACCACCTGTGATCCAATCCGATTTGCTTGGGGGCGGTACTCCAAGCTATAAATGAAGCTGACCTTAGAGGAGTTTGGATAGAACGCTGTCCAAGCGGCAGCTTCTGAATGGAAAACAGCGTCCAATCAGAGCTCTGCTTTCCACAGCTAGCCAACCTGTCCTGCAGGAAGTCCATGGTTGAATCAACTGGAGACACTATTTTGAACGTTCTACTTTCTTTGACCTGCGCCGTCACTGTGCTGCTCAATTTGCTCGTCATTGTTGCCATCTCTCATTTCAGGCACGTGTTGTTTTTCTATCTCACATTGTCTATTACTTGATTTTGTCATGATTGTCAGGACTCAGAAATTGTTGTTTAATCCAATGAAGTGTTGTGCactattttttttggtcattgtatcctttttttctctccttgtgaGCAGGCAGCTGCACACTCCCACCAACCTGCTCCTCCTCTCTCTCGCCATCTCCGACTTCCTGGTGGGCCTGGTGGTGTGGCCCGGTGAGATCTACATCAAAACATCCTGCTGGGCCTTGGGCGACATAGCTTGCTTTTGCTTTAAGTTTGCCAGCTTCGTCATCACATCCTCCTCAGTGGGAAACATGGTGTTGATATCAGCTGACCGTTACGTGGCCATTTGCCATCCTCTCCGTTATATCGCCAAAGTCACTGTGAAAAGAATCCGAATTTGTGTTTATCTGTGCTGGTCTTTGTCATTTCTGTTTTGTTGCATTCTTTTGAAGGATCAGCTAGCTCATCCAGAAAATTGTAGCTCCTGCTATGGGGAGTGTGTCATTAATATGGACATGGAAACCGGGATACTAGATTTGGTTTTGATTTTCATCCTTCCTCTCAGCATTATCGTCACACTGTACATGAGCGTGTTTGTGGTTGCCGTGTCTCAGGCGCGAGCCATGCGTGCTCACGTCAATTGCCGCAAAGTGCCCAATTCCCTCTCTTTGGGCGCAAGGAAATCCGAGCTGAAGGCGGCCAGGACTCTCGGGGTTCTGGTTCTCGTCTTCATTCTTTGCTTTAGTCCATTTTACCTTTTCTCCATCATATCTGATGTGGTCTTTtcaacatcacatttttttctctaccTGTTTGATTTCAACTCGTGTGTGAATCCTTTGATTTATGCCTTGTTCTACCCCTGGTTTAGGAGAGCTGTGAAACAGATTGTCACTCTCCGCATACTGCAGCCTGGTTCCCGTGAGGCCAAAGTGGTGTAGACAATTTGAAGAATACTTTTATTCtaccatatgtatgtgtatgcagcACTAATTTGATGTTTTATCTGAAGAGAGCAGCTGGCTATTACCATGATCAGATGTAAGAGCAATATTGATTGCACTTTATCTATGGAGTTCAAATATAGCTTTGTAACATGTGTGACCTGTTTCTGTGGACTGTACAAATAGAAATGGAATAAAAGTCAATGATTGAAGTAAGTCTGAACAGTTATTaagcatgaataaaaataacacaaaaaataagtataaaatCAAAGTGAACCAAACAGTTTCAAACATGTCGAATTATAATACATAGTACTATATTTTATGATTTAGGGAGTGGTCACTGCACTTTATGATGGCTGAAAGTGTTACATGACCTCACTGTGATTCGTGGGATGTCATAATAATTGCACTTTATTAACTTTctccaaaaaatcatttatggaCCAACAACAATGAAATATACATACTATAGGAGAAAGAAGAATGAAGTCAGGAGAGTGTGGGAGCCGGGAGGGGGCACATGTCTCATGGCAAAAGGAGGATTTAGACGAATGTTATTGCCCGTATGCTTAT
This window encodes:
- the LOC144086903 gene encoding trace amine-associated receptor 13c-like, which gives rise to MENSVQSELCFPQLANLSCRKSMVESTGDTILNVLLSLTCAVTVLLNLLVIVAISHFRQLHTPTNLLLLSLAISDFLVGLVVWPGEIYIKTSCWALGDIACFCFKFASFVITSSSVGNMVLISADRYVAICHPLRYIAKVTVKRIRICVYLCWSLSFLFCCILLKDQLAHPENCSSCYGECVINMDMETGILDLVLIFILPLSIIVTLYMSVFVVAVSQARAMRAHVNCRKVPNSLSLGARKSELKAARTLGVLVLVFILCFSPFYLFSIISDVVFSTSHFFLYLFDFNSCVNPLIYALFYPWFRRAVKQIVTLRILQPGSREAKVV
- the LOC144086935 gene encoding trace amine-associated receptor 13c-like, translating into MENSVQSELCFPQLANLSCRKSMVESTGDTILNVLLSLTCAVTVLLNLLVIVAISHFRQLHTPTNLLLLSLAISDFLVGLVVWPGEIYIKTSCWALGDIACFCFKFASFVLVSASVGNMVLISADRYVAICQPLRYSAKVTVKRIRLCVYLCWSLSFLFCCIFLKDQLAHPENFSSCYGECVINMDMETGILDLVLTFILPLSIIVTLYTRVFVVAVSQARATRAHVTCRKVPNSLSLGARKSELKAARTLGVLVLVFILCFSPLYLFSIISDVGFSTSQFFLYLFYFNSYVNPLIYALFYPWFRRAVKQIVTLRILQPGSREAKVV
- the LOC144086916 gene encoding trace amine-associated receptor 13c-like isoform X1; this translates as MENSDQLELCFPQLANLSCRKSMVESTGDTILNVLLSLTCAFTVLLNLFVIVAISHFRHLHTPTNLLLLSLAISDFLVGLVVWPGEIYIKTSCWALGDIACFCFQLTSFVITSSSVGNMVLISADRYVAICHPFRYIAKVTVKRIRLCVYLSWSLSFLFCCILLKDQLADPENCSSCYGECVVNIDMETGILDLVLTFILPLSIIVTLYTSVFVVAVSQARAMRAHVTCRKVPNSLSLGARKSELKAARTLGVLVLVFILCFSPFYIFSIISDVGFSSSQFMSLFYFNSYVNPLIYALFYPWFRRAVKQIVTLRILQPGSREAKVV
- the LOC144086939 gene encoding trace amine-associated receptor 13c-like, which translates into the protein MENSVQSELCFPQLANLSCRKSMVESTGDTILNVLLSLTCAFTVLLNLLVIVAISHFRQLHTPTNLLLLSLAISDFLVGLVVWPGEIYNKTSCWALGDIACFCYQFATFVLTATSVGNMVLISADRYVAICHPLHYNAQVTLKRIRLCVYLCWSLSFLFSCILLKDQLAHPENFSSCYGECVISIDMETGILDLVLTFIIPLSIIVTLHTRVFVVVVTQARAMRAHVTCRKVPNSLSLGARKSELKAARTLGILVLVFILCISPFYLFSIISDVGFSSTQFIYLFYFNSYVNPLIYALFYPWFRRAVKQIVTLRILQPGSREAKVV
- the LOC144086916 gene encoding trace amine-associated receptor 13c-like isoform X2; this translates as MENSDQLELCFPQLANLSCRKSMVESTGDTILNVLLSLTCAFTVLLNLFVIVAISHFRQLHTPTNLLLLSLAISDFLVGLVVWPGEIYIKTSCWALGDIACFCFQLTSFVITSSSVGNMVLISADRYVAICHPFRYIAKVTVKRIRLCVYLSWSLSFLFCCILLKDQLADPENCSSCYGECVVNIDMETGILDLVLTFILPLSIIVTLYTSVFVVAVSQARAMRAHVTCRKVPNSLSLGARKSELKAARTLGVLVLVFILCFSPFYIFSIISDVGFSSSQFMSLFYFNSYVNPLIYALFYPWFRRAVKQIVTLRILQPGSREAKVV